Proteins from a single region of Pseudodesulfovibrio portus:
- a CDS encoding pseudouridine synthase yields MPESEKHVIGPGGEGYRLDKALHALLPDTGLRLRRRLCEDGRVLVDGKPQKPGYKVSPGQEIDIVGGLAVLSPESLGLKLVARGETFATVFKPGGVHSAAIAGRDEPSVEAVLPEMIPDVEPLLLNRLDNLTSGLLLVGLGREACELYRKYERQGRIMKFYLAKVAGRLDGTVIVRNRLDTDDRKTTRVLDEDDKDDCRWTFVTSLAHDHAQDTTLARCLILKGARHQIRAHLASIDHPIIGDPLYGDGEGDMLFLHHYRIELPGFSAEITPLF; encoded by the coding sequence ATGCCAGAAAGCGAGAAGCATGTCATCGGCCCCGGAGGGGAAGGGTATCGCCTGGACAAGGCCCTGCACGCACTATTGCCCGACACAGGACTCAGGTTGCGGCGCAGGCTGTGCGAAGACGGGCGTGTGCTCGTGGACGGCAAACCGCAGAAGCCCGGCTACAAGGTGAGTCCCGGCCAGGAGATCGATATCGTCGGAGGGCTGGCCGTCCTGTCGCCCGAGTCCCTGGGGCTGAAGCTGGTCGCTCGCGGGGAAACGTTCGCCACCGTGTTCAAGCCGGGCGGGGTGCATTCGGCGGCCATAGCGGGGCGGGATGAGCCCAGCGTCGAAGCGGTCCTGCCGGAGATGATCCCGGACGTCGAGCCCTTGCTTTTGAACAGGCTGGACAACCTGACATCAGGCCTGCTGCTGGTGGGTTTGGGCCGGGAGGCCTGCGAACTCTACCGCAAGTACGAGCGGCAGGGCAGGATCATGAAATTCTATCTGGCCAAGGTGGCCGGACGGCTGGACGGCACGGTGATCGTGCGCAACCGGTTGGATACCGACGACCGAAAGACGACCAGGGTACTCGATGAGGACGACAAGGATGACTGCCGTTGGACGTTCGTGACCTCCCTGGCCCACGATCATGCTCAGGACACCACCCTGGCCCGGTGCCTCATCTTGAAGGGGGCGCGCCATCAGATCCGTGCCCACCTTGCCTCCATCGACCATCCCATCATCGGCGATCCGCTTTACGGCGACGGGGAAGGCGACATGCTGTTCCTGCATCATTACCGCATCGAGCTTCCCGGATTTTCCGCCGAGATTACGCCCCTGTTCTGA
- a CDS encoding 30S ribosomal protein S1 — translation MSEEFKERNGVESGEESFAELFEQYSDGGGDDLNVGDKVSGKVIQVGETTVFVDTGTKLDGVVEKEELLDEDGNCSVKDGDTVELYVVGRDSGGIKLSKAISGIGGLAMLEEAKAGGLPVEGKVESTCKGGFNVSILQRRAFCPVSQIDARFVEDPEEYVGKTLEFLVTKLEQRGRNIVISRRALIEREAAESAASFVEETKVGDEVEGTVTRLAGFGAFVEIMPGLDGLVHISQISHGRIGHPEEAVTVGQKVKAKITKMDRDDKGRLKISLSMKELAQDPWDTISSTFAEGDRVTGKVVRLADFGAFVEIAPGIDGLVHVSEMSYTQRVNKPADFVSEGQQVAVKIKSIDPEKRRIGLSMKDAEGDPWMDVADKYQTGQKVTGTVEKQEQFGIFIQLEPGITGLLPKSVIARSENPAPFEKLHAGDTVEIFIGEVKAGERKISLTTGDVQGADDWKQFAPKKQQAAASTGGMGMLGAALQEAFDKKK, via the coding sequence GTGTCCGAAGAATTCAAGGAACGCAATGGCGTGGAAAGCGGCGAGGAATCCTTTGCCGAACTGTTCGAACAGTACAGCGACGGCGGCGGGGATGACCTCAACGTCGGCGACAAGGTCTCCGGCAAGGTCATCCAGGTGGGCGAAACCACGGTCTTCGTGGACACCGGCACCAAGCTGGACGGCGTGGTCGAAAAGGAAGAACTGCTCGACGAGGACGGCAACTGCTCCGTGAAAGACGGCGACACCGTTGAACTCTACGTGGTCGGCAGGGACTCGGGCGGCATCAAGCTGTCCAAGGCCATCTCCGGCATCGGCGGCCTGGCCATGCTCGAAGAGGCCAAGGCCGGCGGACTGCCCGTGGAGGGCAAGGTCGAATCCACCTGCAAGGGCGGCTTCAACGTGTCCATCCTCCAGCGCCGCGCCTTCTGCCCGGTCAGCCAGATCGACGCACGTTTTGTGGAAGATCCCGAGGAATACGTGGGCAAGACCCTGGAATTCCTGGTCACCAAGCTGGAACAGCGGGGCCGCAACATCGTCATTTCCCGGCGGGCGCTCATCGAGCGCGAAGCAGCCGAATCCGCCGCCTCCTTTGTCGAGGAGACCAAGGTTGGCGACGAGGTCGAAGGCACCGTCACCCGGCTGGCCGGTTTCGGCGCGTTCGTCGAGATCATGCCGGGCCTGGACGGGCTGGTGCACATCTCCCAGATTTCCCATGGCCGCATCGGGCACCCCGAGGAAGCCGTGACCGTCGGCCAGAAGGTCAAGGCCAAGATCACCAAAATGGATCGCGACGACAAGGGACGGCTCAAGATTTCCCTGTCCATGAAGGAGCTGGCCCAGGATCCCTGGGACACCATCTCCTCCACCTTTGCCGAAGGCGACAGGGTCACCGGCAAGGTTGTCAGGCTGGCCGATTTCGGCGCGTTCGTCGAGATCGCGCCCGGCATCGACGGCCTGGTTCACGTCTCGGAGATGAGCTACACCCAGCGCGTCAACAAGCCCGCCGATTTCGTATCCGAGGGTCAGCAGGTGGCGGTCAAGATCAAATCCATCGATCCGGAAAAACGGCGCATCGGCCTGTCCATGAAGGACGCAGAAGGCGACCCGTGGATGGACGTGGCCGACAAGTACCAGACCGGCCAGAAGGTCACTGGCACCGTGGAGAAGCAGGAGCAGTTCGGCATCTTCATCCAGCTGGAACCCGGCATCACCGGGCTGCTGCCCAAGTCCGTCATCGCCCGGAGTGAAAACCCGGCTCCCTTCGAGAAACTCCACGCAGGCGACACGGTGGAAATCTTCATCGGAGAGGTCAAGGCCGGGGAACGCAAGATATCCCTGACCACCGGCGACGTGCAGGGGGCCGACGACTGGAAGCAGTTCGCTCCCAAGAAGCAGCAGGCCGCCGCCTCCACCGGAGGCATGGGAATGCTCGGAGCCGCGCTCCAGGAAGCCTTTGACAAGAAGAAATAA